In the Mycoplasmoides gallisepticum genome, one interval contains:
- a CDS encoding cation-translocating P-type ATPase, with the protein MSDKKIGLSSSEALERYQKDGPNVINIEKRKNYFLVFLAQFKDLMIIILLIATVASFVVAIITGIKHNWDFNADNGTLKIELAQPFIILFVIVVNSLIGTVQEIKSDQAVKSLNKLNLTKTKVYRDNKLVNIESTQIVVGDVIMLEAGDVIPADCKIIESSNLYSNQSILTGESLPVKKYQYDNDDEANLPTIERNDHLFSGASITNGHALCEVIGIGTNTEIGKISSLVNKQKKQLSPLQIKLEKLSKVFGYSGIVLFIIAFIIQIILNGVGNIQSTWPAALAAAISLAVAAVPEGLSTFVSIILALGVKNIAKQKAIVKKLSSIETLGSAAIICSDKTGTITKNQMTVVGLWTKDSEGVKQLTDEHKKLLINSILCSTAKINFDEHNKMVEVGDPTETALIRFGLENQFYQAKDYAHYQIKVHPFDSVKKMMSVQIFDENKNTGILIVKGALESLLKISNNQNHDQFINQTKLYADQSYRTLVVGTKPINKLYDDFLEIENDLELQGIIALIDPPREEVIHSVNSAKAAGIKPIMITGDDLNTAKAIAKQVNIYNEKTDLAISSKELNEIDDETLKRDIEKYSVYARMSPKDKMRIIDAWQANHQVVAMTGDGVNDAPALKKADIGCAMGITGTDVAKETADMIIVDDNFATIINSVESGRRIYQTIKKVIQNLLISSVAELLVFIIGLIVMVPIYRHIISTNAEIATKLTLINQTPAELFAKFSLLSAAQLLWINILTHGFPAIALGIQKSKNDVMNVRPYYKYENLFARRMGIDLLWQSCFIALMSLAAYSIGINYAIYSDQIEIFKSFNKIGSSMGFIVLGIAASIHCLNLMSDRPIFLSSIRYYWLIYLSALFSVSLILLVALTGPIASVFRMDEQFVNRPDLVGISLGMGVGIIPAMEIFKLFINFRTHHRSVINEFKMITK; encoded by the coding sequence ATGTCGGATAAAAAAATTGGATTAAGTAGTTCTGAAGCTTTAGAACGATATCAAAAAGATGGTCCAAACGTAATTAACATTGAGAAAAGAAAAAATTATTTCTTAGTTTTCTTAGCTCAATTTAAGGACTTGATGATCATCATCTTATTAATTGCTACAGTTGCATCATTTGTTGTAGCGATCATAACTGGGATAAAACATAACTGAGATTTTAATGCTGATAACGGTACGCTAAAAATTGAACTAGCCCAACCTTTTATTATTCTCTTTGTTATTGTGGTTAACTCCTTAATTGGAACCGTGCAAGAGATTAAATCTGATCAAGCAGTTAAATCATTAAATAAACTTAATTTAACTAAGACCAAAGTTTATCGAGATAATAAGTTAGTTAATATTGAATCTACTCAGATTGTTGTTGGTGATGTAATTATGTTAGAAGCTGGAGATGTGATCCCAGCTGACTGTAAGATTATTGAATCAAGTAATCTTTATTCAAACCAATCAATTCTTACTGGTGAGTCATTACCAGTTAAGAAGTATCAATATGATAATGATGATGAAGCAAATTTACCTACAATAGAAAGAAATGACCATCTCTTTTCAGGGGCTTCAATTACTAATGGTCATGCTTTATGTGAAGTAATTGGCATAGGGACTAACACCGAAATTGGGAAGATTTCTTCATTAGTAAATAAACAAAAGAAACAACTATCACCATTACAGATCAAATTAGAAAAACTGTCAAAAGTTTTTGGTTATAGTGGGATTGTTTTATTCATTATCGCGTTTATTATTCAGATTATTTTAAATGGTGTTGGTAATATACAATCAACCTGACCAGCAGCCTTAGCTGCTGCTATCTCATTAGCTGTTGCTGCCGTCCCTGAAGGTTTAAGTACTTTCGTGTCTATTATCTTAGCGCTTGGAGTTAAGAATATCGCCAAACAAAAAGCGATTGTTAAAAAACTATCTTCGATTGAAACATTAGGTTCTGCTGCAATCATCTGTTCAGATAAAACTGGAACGATTACTAAAAACCAGATGACTGTTGTTGGGCTTTGAACAAAAGATAGTGAAGGTGTTAAACAATTAACTGATGAACATAAGAAATTACTAATTAATTCAATCTTATGTTCAACAGCTAAGATTAATTTTGATGAGCATAATAAGATGGTTGAAGTGGGCGATCCTACTGAGACTGCACTAATCAGATTTGGTCTTGAAAACCAATTTTATCAAGCTAAAGATTATGCTCACTATCAGATTAAAGTACACCCTTTTGATTCTGTCAAAAAGATGATGTCAGTTCAGATCTTTGATGAGAATAAAAATACTGGTATTTTAATCGTTAAGGGTGCACTTGAATCGCTTTTAAAGATTTCAAATAACCAAAATCACGATCAGTTTATTAACCAAACTAAACTGTATGCTGATCAAAGTTATCGAACCCTTGTTGTTGGAACTAAACCGATTAACAAACTTTATGATGATTTCTTAGAGATCGAAAACGATCTTGAACTACAAGGGATTATCGCTCTAATCGACCCACCACGAGAAGAAGTAATCCATTCAGTAAACTCAGCTAAAGCTGCTGGAATTAAACCAATTATGATCACTGGTGATGATCTTAATACGGCTAAAGCAATCGCTAAACAAGTTAATATTTATAATGAAAAAACTGATTTGGCGATCTCATCTAAAGAGTTAAATGAGATCGATGATGAAACCTTAAAAAGAGATATTGAAAAATACTCTGTGTACGCAAGAATGTCTCCAAAAGACAAGATGCGGATTATTGATGCATGACAAGCCAACCACCAAGTGGTCGCAATGACTGGTGATGGTGTAAACGATGCACCAGCACTTAAAAAAGCCGATATTGGTTGTGCGATGGGGATTACTGGAACTGATGTGGCTAAAGAAACTGCTGATATGATCATTGTTGATGATAACTTTGCTACGATCATCAACTCGGTTGAATCAGGTCGTAGGATCTATCAAACGATTAAAAAGGTGATTCAAAACCTTTTAATCTCATCAGTGGCTGAATTGTTAGTTTTCATCATTGGTTTAATTGTGATGGTGCCAATTTATCGTCATATTATTAGTACAAACGCTGAGATTGCTACTAAATTGACATTAATTAACCAAACCCCAGCTGAATTATTTGCTAAATTTAGTTTACTATCAGCAGCACAGTTGTTGTGGATTAATATCTTAACCCACGGGTTTCCAGCGATTGCTTTGGGGATCCAAAAATCAAAAAACGACGTCATGAACGTTCGACCATACTATAAGTATGAAAATCTCTTTGCTAGAAGAATGGGGATCGATCTTTTATGACAATCATGTTTTATTGCTTTAATGTCATTAGCTGCTTATAGTATTGGCATTAATTATGCGATCTACTCAGATCAAATTGAGATCTTCAAATCATTTAATAAGATCGGATCATCAATGGGCTTTATCGTTCTAGGAATTGCAGCTTCAATTCACTGTTTAAACTTAATGTCAGATCGACCAATCTTCTTAAGTTCAATCAGATATTATTGATTAATCTATCTTAGTGCTTTATTCTCAGTTTCATTAATCTTATTAGTAGCACTAACAGGACCGATCGCTTCAGTGTTTAGAATGGATGAACAATTTGTTAATCGTCCTGATTTAGTCGGGATCAGTTTAGGGATGGGTGTAGGGATTATTCCTGCTATGGAGATCTTTAAATTGTTCATTAATTTTAGAACTCATCATCGTTCAGTAATCAACGAATTTAAAATGATTACTAAATAA